A stretch of the Ktedonobacterales bacterium genome encodes the following:
- a CDS encoding VOC family protein, translated as MQLLTLDHSTLIVKNIERSQWFYGTMLGLKEIPRPSTFTFGGLWFQGAGFQIHLIDAHDTSAPSGFGVPRDAARTGRGHHLAFEVADLGACLAHLAAHGIEIVGGPQARGDGVTQVFVEDPDGHLLEFFAWERG; from the coding sequence ATGCAACTATTGACATTGGACCACAGCACGCTGATCGTCAAAAATATCGAGCGGTCGCAATGGTTCTATGGAACCATGCTGGGATTGAAAGAGATACCGCGCCCAAGTACTTTCACGTTTGGGGGCCTCTGGTTTCAGGGGGCGGGGTTCCAGATACACTTGATTGATGCCCATGATACCTCGGCCCCCTCTGGCTTTGGGGTGCCGCGTGATGCAGCGCGCACAGGCCGGGGACATCATCTGGCCTTCGAGGTAGCTGATCTGGGTGCGTGCCTCGCCCACCTCGCGGCTCATGGGATTGAAATTGTCGGAGGGCCACAGGCCAGGGGAGATGGGGTCACGCAGGTCTTTGTGGAAGACCCCGATGGTCATTTGTTGGAGTTCTTTGCCTGGGAGCGTGGTTAG
- a CDS encoding HAMP domain-containing sensor histidine kinase, giving the protein MTCKSCRARSSDQAYWQSSDPLLVTLHSGFVKPLGRDTLLLSAFLIVGLLIAYQLGVTILQPSWKGPATDWLRAFLAWPGLLAVILTSFWLTRTRQPESLAWWMLSAGFLAYAIAQTLWGIFNQVVSPNRTPVPSWPDLFYLLQYPCFFLALTLLPRTLPWGQSALARVKVVLDCLLVMAAAAAFSWAFLMAPLYGKSAQSLLGRITNLAYPIGDLGVLFGLVLMIAYRRPVERSVLILLIGAITFLAFADSWYLTSNLHASFLSGEVPDLFWMGCYLLFPLAGLAQLRLAQRKVVAQKEGKSPAHLNAPPREGAFIGSVRFLFPFMAALLAGGVLVVQATVEPSSPNSPYIAFAVTFCVLLLVIMRQELTFLEGERWRREREVAQVNELAALQEANRQMDTFLGMASHELKTPLASMKLGLQLQARRFQRQVQRDTEALTEFEPIIEGFVRVEHQEQRLERLVDDLLDVSRIQAGKLELRSEWADLVTIAREAVEEQRQAAPTRTLLLQLPAEQPVPVDADADRIGQVVTNYVTNALKYSPDDRPVEAGINVEGQQACVWVRDEGPGLPPEEHERVWQRFHRVKGIEIQSGTGIGLGLGLYLCHAIIEQHQGRVGVQSAPGQGSTFWFTLPLASQQNKQRAG; this is encoded by the coding sequence ATGACGTGTAAGAGCTGCCGAGCGAGGTCATCTGACCAGGCATACTGGCAGTCCAGCGATCCACTGCTCGTCACCTTACACTCAGGTTTCGTGAAGCCTCTCGGACGTGACACGCTCCTGCTCAGCGCCTTTCTAATCGTTGGCCTGCTGATAGCGTATCAACTGGGAGTAACGATACTCCAACCCTCCTGGAAAGGCCCTGCCACCGACTGGCTTCGTGCCTTCCTGGCCTGGCCGGGGCTGCTGGCGGTGATACTCACCAGCTTCTGGCTCACTCGCACGCGCCAACCTGAGTCGCTCGCATGGTGGATGCTCAGCGCCGGTTTTTTGGCCTATGCGATAGCACAGACGCTGTGGGGGATTTTCAATCAAGTGGTCTCCCCCAACAGGACTCCTGTCCCCTCGTGGCCGGATCTCTTTTATCTTCTCCAGTATCCGTGTTTCTTCCTGGCGCTCACTCTGTTGCCTCGCACGCTTCCCTGGGGCCAGTCAGCACTGGCCCGTGTGAAAGTGGTTCTGGATTGTCTGCTCGTGATGGCAGCCGCTGCTGCCTTTTCCTGGGCTTTCCTCATGGCGCCGCTCTACGGAAAAAGTGCGCAATCGCTGCTTGGCAGGATCACCAATCTGGCATACCCAATCGGGGATCTTGGAGTGCTGTTTGGTCTGGTATTGATGATTGCTTATCGCCGCCCAGTTGAACGCAGCGTGCTGATACTTCTCATAGGGGCTATCACCTTCCTGGCGTTTGCAGATTCCTGGTATCTTACCAGTAACCTCCATGCAAGCTTCCTCAGTGGGGAGGTTCCTGATCTGTTCTGGATGGGGTGCTATTTGCTCTTTCCCCTGGCCGGGCTGGCTCAGCTTCGACTGGCACAGCGCAAGGTCGTTGCACAGAAGGAGGGGAAATCGCCTGCACATCTGAACGCCCCCCCACGAGAGGGGGCGTTCATCGGCAGTGTTCGTTTTCTGTTCCCCTTTATGGCGGCGTTGCTGGCTGGTGGAGTGCTTGTGGTCCAGGCCACCGTGGAGCCAAGTAGCCCGAACAGCCCATACATCGCCTTCGCAGTGACTTTCTGCGTGCTCCTCCTCGTAATCATGCGCCAGGAACTCACCTTCCTCGAAGGCGAACGCTGGCGCCGCGAACGAGAAGTGGCCCAGGTCAACGAACTAGCGGCGCTCCAGGAGGCCAATAGGCAGATGGACACTTTCCTGGGAATGGCAAGCCACGAACTCAAAACGCCGCTCGCCAGCATGAAGCTTGGGCTGCAACTGCAAGCGCGGCGCTTCCAGCGCCAGGTCCAACGCGATACAGAGGCGCTGACCGAGTTCGAGCCAATCATAGAGGGCTTTGTTCGCGTCGAACATCAGGAGCAGCGCCTGGAGCGGCTGGTGGATGACCTGTTGGATGTTTCACGCATCCAGGCAGGCAAGTTGGAACTACGCTCAGAATGGGCTGATCTTGTGACCATCGCCCGCGAGGCGGTTGAGGAGCAGCGCCAGGCCGCGCCGACCCGTACCCTGCTTCTCCAGCTTCCGGCTGAACAGCCGGTACCGGTAGACGCCGACGCGGATCGGATTGGGCAGGTAGTGACCAACTATGTGACCAACGCCTTGAAATACTCGCCCGATGATCGCCCCGTCGAAGCAGGCATCAACGTGGAGGGCCAACAGGCATGTGTGTGGGTACGCGATGAGGGGCCGGGATTACCACCAGAGGAACACGAGCGTGTCTGGCAGCGATTCCATCGAGTCAAGGGTATTGAGATTCAGAGCGGCACAGGCATTGGGTTAGGACTGGGGTTATATCTCTGCCACGCGATTATCGAGCAGCATCAGGGGCGCGTAGGCGTGCAGAGCGCGCCGGGCCAAGGTTCTACATTCTGGTTCACGTTGCCGCTGGCATCCCAGCAGAACAAACAGAGGGCCGGATGA
- a CDS encoding ATP-binding protein has product MNADSGQPPYPLNGGARPANNEAEMPTDLQPEMTEGANGCLKRLRRWARVSWLATWRWFATNSFAPDWMPRPLRHPIVSYLLSILLPIAVAAVEVLLAERYPEFTLQRLPFVLVVVVMALYWGLGPSLVAGCLGTFLMYYAVLIPHFTWVFETAEDIAGVFLLLLVCLAVANIASRREIARRKAKELAVSLGREQARSELQHQRLRAVLDVLPTGVGIADAQGRILELNAAFKVIWGQESPMVTELVRYDLYKGWRPDTGEPISADEWALARALRRGEVYIGEEAEIETFDGQRKVVLNSAAPIRDESGAIAGGVVAIVDITERKRLEQHTQEALGALLKMAETLVVREGAVTEQALPQGMLSGMVRRLAELTRSLLGCQRVSILSLEPGTEIIHVIMTVGLSWEQEQQWLTSLPQGIRLSERVQPESAARLRAGETVLLDLTHPSWGSLANPLGTRALLLAPMLLGEQLVGYLSLDHGDADHEYTPQELVLAGAVAKLAALVIERERLLRERADAQANMLALREANRLMDEFLGIASHELRTPLTTIKLHFQLAQRRISMLRSHEPGSARALARELEQLQELFKRGHIQADRLDRLVNDLLDVSRIQAGRLELREAPADLAEITREAIEEQLQLAPSRIVHFQASPERGVIVSVDAFRIRQVLTNYLTNALKYSRESQPVTVRLQADGQQVRVWVHDEGPGIPLQEQAHIWERFHRVPGIEVQSGSGIGLGLGLHISRTIIEWHGGQVGLESAPGAGATFWFSLPLSSS; this is encoded by the coding sequence ATGAACGCCGATTCGGGCCAGCCGCCCTATCCTCTCAATGGCGGCGCAAGGCCAGCCAATAATGAGGCAGAGATGCCCACCGATCTTCAGCCAGAAATGACGGAGGGAGCGAACGGCTGCTTGAAACGTCTGCGACGGTGGGCGCGAGTATCCTGGCTGGCGACGTGGCGCTGGTTCGCCACGAACTCCTTCGCCCCCGATTGGATGCCCAGGCCATTACGCCATCCTATCGTGAGTTATCTGCTCTCAATACTGCTGCCCATCGCCGTCGCCGCAGTAGAGGTACTTCTTGCCGAACGCTACCCGGAATTTACCCTTCAGCGCCTGCCGTTTGTCCTGGTAGTCGTGGTGATGGCGCTCTATTGGGGGTTAGGTCCGAGCCTGGTGGCGGGCTGCCTGGGTACATTTCTCATGTACTATGCTGTGCTGATCCCCCACTTCACCTGGGTGTTTGAAACCGCAGAAGATATTGCGGGAGTGTTTCTGCTCCTGCTTGTGTGCCTTGCTGTTGCGAACATCGCCAGTCGGAGAGAGATAGCGCGGCGCAAAGCTAAAGAACTGGCCGTTTCTCTTGGGCGGGAGCAGGCCAGAAGCGAATTGCAGCACCAGCGCCTGCGCGCGGTGCTGGACGTGCTTCCTACCGGCGTTGGCATTGCCGACGCGCAGGGGCGCATTCTTGAATTGAACGCGGCCTTCAAGGTGATCTGGGGCCAGGAGTCTCCAATGGTGACGGAACTGGTTCGCTATGACCTCTATAAAGGCTGGCGACCCGATACAGGAGAACCGATTTCCGCCGATGAATGGGCGCTGGCCCGCGCACTGAGGAGGGGTGAGGTCTATATCGGCGAGGAAGCGGAGATCGAAACCTTTGATGGGCAGCGCAAAGTGGTGCTCAACTCTGCCGCGCCCATCCGAGATGAGTCGGGAGCCATTGCCGGAGGGGTTGTAGCCATCGTAGACATCACGGAGCGCAAGCGCCTTGAACAGCATACCCAGGAAGCACTGGGCGCGTTACTGAAAATGGCGGAAACGCTTGTAGTGAGAGAGGGCGCCGTCACGGAGCAGGCGCTGCCACAGGGTATGCTGAGCGGCATGGTGCGGCGATTGGCAGAGTTAACGCGCAGCCTCCTGGGCTGCCAGCGCGTGAGCATCTTGTCATTAGAGCCAGGGACAGAGATCATTCATGTAATAATGACAGTGGGCCTCTCGTGGGAACAGGAGCAGCAATGGCTGACCAGCCTGCCACAAGGAATACGGCTGAGCGAGAGGGTCCAGCCTGAGTCAGCTGCTCGCTTGCGAGCAGGCGAAACAGTGCTGCTCGATCTGACGCATCCCTCTTGGGGCAGCCTGGCGAACCCCCTTGGAACACGCGCCCTTCTTCTGGCGCCAATGCTCTTAGGTGAGCAACTCGTGGGCTACCTATCGCTCGATCATGGGGATGCCGACCACGAGTATACTCCCCAGGAGCTTGTGCTGGCCGGGGCGGTGGCAAAACTTGCCGCGCTGGTGATTGAGCGGGAACGCCTGCTGCGTGAACGCGCGGATGCGCAGGCCAATATGCTGGCATTACGCGAGGCCAACCGACTCATGGATGAGTTTCTGGGTATCGCCAGCCACGAACTCAGGACACCACTCACTACCATCAAACTCCATTTCCAACTGGCCCAGCGCCGTATTAGTATGTTGCGCTCCCACGAGCCAGGCTCAGCCAGAGCGTTAGCAAGAGAGCTTGAGCAGCTTCAGGAGTTGTTCAAGCGCGGCCATATCCAGGCAGATCGGCTAGATCGCCTGGTAAACGATCTGCTGGATGTCTCGCGTATCCAGGCGGGCAGGCTGGAACTGCGCGAAGCGCCAGCCGACCTGGCAGAAATTACCCGCGAAGCCATTGAAGAGCAACTCCAGCTTGCGCCCAGTCGGATTGTCCACTTCCAGGCATCTCCTGAGCGGGGCGTGATTGTTTCCGTTGATGCGTTTCGTATCAGGCAGGTTTTGACAAATTACCTGACCAACGCGCTCAAATACTCCAGAGAAAGCCAGCCTGTGACGGTTAGATTGCAGGCAGATGGGCAGCAGGTGCGCGTCTGGGTGCATGATGAGGGGCCAGGGATCCCGCTCCAGGAGCAGGCGCACATCTGGGAGCGATTTCATCGCGTGCCGGGGATTGAGGTGCAAAGTGGCTCAGGTATCGGCTTAGGGCTTGGGCTGCATATCAGCCGGACGATTATCGAGTGGCACGGCGGGCAGGTGGGCCTGGAAAGCGCCCCCGGCGCGGGCGCTACCTTCTGGTTCTCGCTGCCGCTCTCTTCCTCTTAA
- a CDS encoding response regulator transcription factor yields MKAHLLVVDDDPRITDLVRRIFAYEGYSVAIATSGHEALDRTLERPPDLIVLDILLPGLDGLEVARRLREAGDNVPILMLTARDAVANRVEGLTVGADDYLVKPFAPEELVARVKALLRRSQAERHEVLRYADVELDTGTRLAHRGAREIELSPTEYELLFLFLRRPRQVLTREIIMDRIWGLDFEGSSNILEVYVGYLRAKLESEGEPRLIHTIRGVGYVFKE; encoded by the coding sequence ATGAAAGCGCATTTGCTTGTGGTAGACGATGATCCCCGCATTACCGATTTAGTACGCCGCATTTTTGCCTATGAGGGGTATAGTGTCGCCATTGCTACCAGTGGTCATGAAGCCCTGGACCGCACGCTGGAACGGCCACCCGATCTCATCGTTCTCGATATTTTGCTGCCAGGATTGGATGGACTGGAGGTGGCCCGGCGGTTACGAGAAGCAGGAGATAATGTGCCTATCTTGATGCTGACTGCCCGCGATGCGGTGGCGAATCGGGTCGAAGGGTTGACAGTCGGGGCTGATGATTATCTGGTCAAGCCCTTTGCGCCCGAAGAGTTAGTGGCGCGCGTGAAAGCACTCTTGCGGCGCAGCCAGGCAGAACGACATGAAGTGCTGCGGTATGCGGATGTCGAACTCGATACCGGCACTCGCCTGGCCCACCGAGGCGCACGTGAGATCGAACTTTCACCTACTGAATATGAGCTGCTGTTTCTCTTTTTACGCCGTCCCCGCCAGGTGCTGACCCGCGAGATTATCATGGACCGAATCTGGGGGCTTGATTTCGAGGGATCATCAAATATCCTGGAAGTCTATGTTGGCTATTTACGCGCCAAGCTGGAGTCTGAAGGTGAGCCACGACTGATCCATACCATTCGCGGAGTTGGGTATGTCTTCAAAGAGTAA
- a CDS encoding HAMP domain-containing sensor histidine kinase codes for MRKRRQVPGDQSAPRHSLRLRLALWYGTLLTVALAVFSVLILLLTADANRQSVDNALRAEARLATVNLRRELLPTPPYWPDQLTLNIVDIYHNPGVIVEVQDAQGGVRYLSSSRAALMIPADPGAIQAALDGQVSWYDAQANGEHIRVEVVPVRAPDAASPGGSGDGPSGGVDADGAPVGSGPVIGALLITKSLSDVDKTFDLLWRLLLLGGLAILVGALAGGWLIAARVLRPLGEIGATARAIVASTADGHRLGTLSQRVPRSGGKDELAQVVETLNEMLAALERASQTQQRFVADASHELRAPLTTVQGNLAFLQRHLEEVPPDERRIMLADAYTETLRLARLVDDLLLLARADTSTDQPGTPSEATGQELPPLAQASPVELDHALLQLVRQLRRRLNAEGSQLHLEVGRIEPTRVRGEEEALRRVILILLDNAIKYTPASDEPGRGRVTVSLERVDGQAVLGVRDTGIGIEPADLPHIFERFYRADPVRDRHGTGLGLSIAQKLMEQLGGHITVESAPGQGSTFSIWLPLA; via the coding sequence ATGAGGAAGCGAAGACAGGTGCCTGGAGACCAGAGCGCCCCCCGCCATTCCCTGCGCCTGCGTCTGGCGCTGTGGTATGGGACGCTGCTGACGGTTGCCCTCGCCGTGTTTAGCGTGCTCATCCTGCTGCTCACGGCGGATGCCAACCGGCAAAGCGTTGATAACGCCCTGCGGGCAGAAGCCCGGCTGGCAACGGTGAACCTGCGCCGGGAGTTATTGCCCACCCCGCCGTACTGGCCTGATCAACTTACGCTCAATATCGTGGATATTTACCATAACCCTGGAGTGATTGTCGAGGTTCAGGACGCTCAGGGAGGGGTTCGCTATTTGTCGAGCAGCAGGGCCGCGCTGATGATCCCGGCTGATCCCGGCGCGATCCAGGCGGCGCTGGATGGTCAGGTAAGCTGGTATGACGCCCAGGCCAATGGAGAGCATATCCGGGTTGAGGTCGTTCCCGTTCGTGCGCCAGACGCCGCTTCCCCTGGAGGCAGCGGTGATGGGCCGAGTGGCGGGGTAGATGCTGATGGAGCGCCTGTCGGCTCAGGGCCAGTGATTGGGGCGCTGCTGATCACGAAATCTCTCAGTGATGTTGATAAAACCTTTGATCTGCTTTGGAGGCTGCTGCTGCTTGGTGGCCTGGCGATCCTGGTGGGGGCGCTGGCAGGAGGCTGGCTGATTGCAGCACGTGTGCTTCGCCCGCTGGGTGAGATTGGCGCCACCGCGCGAGCCATTGTTGCCTCTACTGCTGATGGTCATCGGCTGGGGACACTGAGCCAGCGGGTGCCTCGCTCTGGGGGGAAGGACGAACTGGCTCAGGTGGTGGAGACGCTGAATGAGATGCTGGCGGCTCTGGAACGGGCGAGCCAGACCCAGCAGCGTTTTGTGGCCGACGCTTCCCATGAATTACGCGCTCCGCTCACCACAGTGCAGGGCAACCTGGCGTTTTTGCAGCGACACCTGGAGGAAGTACCCCCCGACGAGCGTCGTATTATGCTCGCTGATGCTTATACAGAAACACTGCGGCTGGCGCGGCTGGTTGACGATCTCTTGCTTCTGGCGCGCGCCGATACCAGCACAGATCAGCCAGGCACGCCATCTGAAGCCACAGGGCAGGAACTGCCACCGCTTGCGCAAGCGTCTCCAGTGGAATTAGATCATGCGCTGTTGCAGCTTGTACGCCAGTTGCGCCGACGGCTAAACGCCGAGGGTTCGCAGCTTCATCTAGAGGTGGGCCGCATCGAGCCGACGCGGGTGCGTGGGGAGGAGGAGGCGCTGCGCCGCGTCATACTCATTTTGCTCGATAACGCTATCAAATATACGCCTGCCAGCGATGAGCCGGGCAGAGGCCGTGTAACCGTCTCTCTGGAACGAGTAGATGGGCAGGCTGTGTTAGGGGTGCGTGATACTGGTATCGGAATCGAACCAGCAGATCTGCCACATATCTTCGAGCGTTTCTACCGGGCAGACCCGGTGCGTGATCGGCATGGGACAGGATTGGGCCTTTCCATCGCGCAGAAGCTGATGGAGCAACTGGGCGGCCATATCACCGTTGAGAGCGCCCCTGGGCAGGGGAGTACCTTTAGTATATGGCTTCCACTGGCATAG
- a CDS encoding PAS domain S-box protein, translated as MQEEHLPSNNQSKISTTHCTDEARRGPVSARETPAAPDKNRLSRYRKAEKSWLPLLRWLQVNSFSPRWLPRPLRHSAARYLGTLLIEAVAVFGSFLLIRWCPEFAFKGLLPVLTVILIALSWGAVPGLLATLWGALLLDFFILPPVVSWNSGGGNDLVSLLLFLLVGFIISLVAGQSSWARRRAEEMTGSLREEQARTERERLRLRTLLDVLPAPVGMVDAQGRFLERTPACKALWGEAAPAPQEIADYASAKAWWPDSGKPLAVQEWALARALSKGEIVTNKEVAIETFDGQRKVILDSATPIRDETGAIMGAAGILQDITEHKRLEEALRQAEREAAARASQLEAVFEAMADAVLVFDSKARIFQRNAADRQMFVFDSEPETLDERRSLIRLRDENGQPLSDERLVTLHNLQEGVMKRPAPYVMVRTTRGEDTMLDVTAEPIRDAEGRLMGGVMVLRDVTEPRRLEREVARRASELEVIFETIVDGIFVYDTEGRIMRTNSAGRRLLNLDDHPEYRSMPLLERISHYHVCYEHNEHLSQERWPLARMLRGEVLSDPNAVDVSYQMLDGRNVEGSITGAPLRDADGCIMGAVMVLRDLTERQRLERRTQDALQALLAMAEALVQAPDELASPELRIGSPASLAAHRLAELASNLLECSSVSISTLDLEHGVSQPLAVLGLSPEQERRWWAGERRCARWMDGAHTEVLARLQQGETLALDMTNPLLCDESNPFDTQFFLAVPMRIGERLVGLLILNPRGEPPRYTAQQIALAEATAKLGALVIERERLLREREAAKAGELALLQANQQMDAFLGMASHELKTPLTTIILGLQWGQRHLQRILREELAARSANDGTGKKWATLDEHLARTSRQATRLDRLVNDLLDVSRIQGDKLAFHLESADLAIILREVVQEQRQANPQRSIQVYLPANQSMPIYADAGRIEQVVTNYLTNALKYSTEDEPVEIGAAREGSRMRLWVRDHGPGIPLAEQEHIWERFHRTPGVEVRSGSGVGLGLGLYISRAIIERHHGQVGVESLPCEGATFWFTLPLSFLKEDRPADEKNG; from the coding sequence ATGCAGGAAGAGCATCTTCCCTCCAACAATCAATCGAAAATCAGTACCACACACTGCACTGATGAGGCCCGGCGCGGCCCCGTTTCCGCGCGGGAGACGCCCGCCGCGCCAGATAAAAATAGGCTCTCGCGCTACCGCAAGGCCGAAAAATCCTGGCTTCCACTGCTTCGCTGGCTTCAAGTGAACAGCTTCTCGCCACGTTGGCTGCCGAGACCACTGCGCCATTCGGCTGCCAGGTATCTCGGCACGCTGCTGATCGAGGCGGTTGCTGTCTTTGGGAGCTTCCTCCTTATCCGCTGGTGTCCAGAATTTGCTTTTAAGGGCTTGCTGCCGGTGCTGACAGTGATACTGATAGCTCTGAGTTGGGGGGCTGTGCCTGGTCTGCTTGCTACGTTGTGGGGCGCTTTGCTGCTTGATTTCTTCATCTTGCCACCAGTGGTCTCCTGGAACTCTGGGGGGGGTAATGATCTGGTTAGCTTGCTCTTGTTCCTGCTGGTTGGGTTCATCATCAGCCTGGTTGCGGGGCAGAGCAGTTGGGCACGCCGTCGAGCCGAAGAAATGACTGGCTCGCTCAGAGAGGAGCAAGCCAGAACCGAACGGGAACGCCTCCGCCTGCGAACGCTGCTGGATGTCCTTCCGGCTCCGGTAGGAATGGTAGACGCTCAGGGGCGATTCCTGGAAAGAACCCCCGCGTGCAAGGCGCTCTGGGGTGAAGCAGCGCCAGCACCCCAGGAGATCGCCGACTATGCATCTGCGAAAGCCTGGTGGCCCGACAGCGGGAAGCCGCTGGCCGTCCAGGAGTGGGCGCTGGCTCGCGCACTGAGCAAGGGCGAGATCGTAACCAACAAAGAGGTAGCGATTGAAACCTTTGATGGACAGCGCAAAGTCATCCTGGACTCGGCCACCCCTATCCGCGATGAAACTGGAGCGATTATGGGCGCGGCAGGCATTCTTCAGGACATTACCGAGCACAAGCGCCTGGAGGAAGCGTTGCGCCAGGCTGAACGGGAAGCGGCAGCACGTGCCAGTCAGCTTGAAGCCGTTTTCGAGGCGATGGCCGATGCGGTTCTCGTCTTCGACAGCAAGGCACGGATCTTTCAGCGCAATGCCGCTGACCGCCAGATGTTTGTATTCGACTCTGAGCCAGAGACACTAGATGAACGCAGATCACTCATACGGCTCCGTGATGAAAATGGGCAACCACTTTCCGATGAGCGCCTGGTGACGCTCCATAATCTCCAAGAGGGGGTAATGAAGCGCCCAGCGCCCTATGTCATGGTTCGCACCACCAGGGGTGAGGATACGATGCTCGACGTGACCGCAGAGCCAATACGCGATGCGGAGGGACGCCTTATGGGTGGTGTGATGGTTCTACGCGATGTCACCGAGCCACGTCGGTTGGAGCGCGAAGTGGCCCGGCGCGCGAGTGAACTGGAAGTGATCTTCGAGACCATCGTTGATGGTATCTTCGTCTATGACACTGAGGGGCGGATCATGCGCACCAACTCGGCTGGCCGCCGTCTGCTCAATCTCGATGATCATCCTGAGTATCGCTCTATGCCGCTGCTTGAGCGCATTTCACACTATCATGTTTGCTATGAGCATAATGAGCATCTGTCACAAGAACGCTGGCCGCTTGCGCGCATGCTGCGCGGAGAGGTTCTTAGCGATCCAAACGCGGTTGATGTCAGCTATCAGATGCTGGATGGGCGCAACGTCGAGGGAAGCATTACCGGCGCGCCGCTGCGCGATGCTGACGGATGCATCATGGGCGCTGTCATGGTCCTGCGCGACCTGACCGAGCGACAGAGGCTGGAACGGCGCACTCAAGACGCGCTTCAGGCGCTGCTGGCGATGGCCGAGGCGCTTGTCCAGGCGCCTGATGAGCTTGCTTCCCCGGAACTGAGAATCGGATCGCCAGCCAGTCTGGCCGCTCATCGGTTGGCAGAATTGGCGAGCAATCTGTTGGAGTGTTCCAGTGTGAGCATCTCCACACTGGACCTGGAACATGGCGTCTCACAGCCATTGGCAGTGCTGGGGCTTTCGCCCGAACAGGAGCGACGCTGGTGGGCCGGAGAGCGCCGCTGCGCGCGCTGGATGGATGGCGCTCACACAGAGGTGCTCGCTCGCTTGCAACAGGGGGAGACGCTGGCGCTGGATATGACCAACCCGCTCCTGTGTGACGAGTCGAACCCATTCGATACTCAGTTCTTCCTTGCTGTTCCCATGCGTATCGGCGAACGGCTAGTCGGCCTCCTGATTCTTAACCCCAGGGGCGAGCCGCCTCGCTACACTGCCCAGCAGATCGCCCTGGCGGAAGCGACGGCCAAACTGGGGGCGCTGGTGATCGAGCGAGAACGCCTGCTGCGCGAGCGCGAGGCGGCAAAGGCGGGAGAACTGGCGCTGCTCCAGGCCAACCAGCAGATGGATGCCTTCCTGGGTATGGCAAGTCATGAACTTAAGACACCGTTGACGACCATCATCCTTGGCCTTCAGTGGGGCCAGCGTCACCTCCAGAGGATATTGCGCGAAGAACTCGCCGCAAGAAGCGCAAACGATGGAACGGGCAAAAAATGGGCGACTTTGGATGAACACCTCGCCCGCACAAGCCGCCAGGCTACCCGGCTGGACCGGCTGGTCAATGATCTCCTGGATGTCTCACGCATCCAGGGGGACAAATTGGCCTTCCATCTGGAATCTGCCGATCTGGCGATTATTCTCCGCGAGGTTGTCCAGGAGCAGCGTCAGGCCAACCCGCAGCGTTCCATTCAGGTATATCTGCCAGCGAATCAGAGCATGCCAATCTACGCAGACGCCGGACGCATCGAGCAGGTCGTGACAAATTATCTTACCAACGCGCTGAAATATTCCACCGAAGACGAACCTGTCGAGATCGGCGCAGCGCGCGAGGGAAGCCGTATGCGCCTCTGGGTACGAGATCACGGGCCAGGTATTCCCCTGGCCGAGCAGGAACACATCTGGGAGCGTTTCCATCGCACGCCGGGGGTCGAGGTACGCAGCGGCTCCGGTGTGGGCCTGGGATTAGGGCTATATATCAGCCGGGCTATCATCGAGCGCCATCATGGGCAGGTCGGCGTTGAGAGTCTTCCCTGCGAGGGCGCTACTTTCTGGTTTACGCTGCCGCTCTCTTTTCTCAAGGAAGACAGACCAGCAGACGAGAAGAATGGCTGA